The Manihot esculenta cultivar AM560-2 chromosome 1, M.esculenta_v8, whole genome shotgun sequence genome has a window encoding:
- the LOC110618173 gene encoding ELMO domain-containing protein C isoform X3: MSLLIFFYLSVELIKFKPIFKQFKFFYLFPCYRIEFRNFVFISRRFYFVTAEVVAGSAAWLGRGLSCVCAQGRESDIRPSFELTPAQEECLHKLQNRIDVSYDSSIPEHQEALRALWNAAFPEEELCGLISEQWKEMGWQGKDPSTDFRGGGFISLENLLFFARNFPKSFQDLLQKREGDRSVWEYPFAVAGVNITFMLIQMLELEAVMPRSMVGATFLKFLTENESAFDLLYCITFKLMDHQWLTMRASYMDFNVIAHAFFLSLLFRWFYG, translated from the exons ATGTCCTTATTGATATTCTTCTACTTGTCTGTGGAATTAATAAAGTTTAAGCCAATATTTAAACAGTTTAAATTCTTTTACTTGTTTCCTTGTTATAGAATAGAATTTAGGAACTTTGTTTTCATAAGCAGAAGGTTTTATTTTGTTACAGCTGAAGTTGTCGCAGGATCAGCAGCATGGCTTGGTCGTGGTCTTTCTTGTGTGTGTGCACAAGGAAGAGAGAGTGATATTCGCCCTTCTTTTGAATTAACCCCTGCTCAG GAGGAGTGCTTGCATAAGTTACAAAATCGCATTGATGTTTCCTATGATAGTTCAATCCCTGAGCATCAG GAAGCTTTAAGGGCTTTGTGGAATGCTGCCTTTCCTGAAGAAGAACTTTGTGGCTTGATATCTGAGCAGTGGAAGGAAATGGGCTGGCAAGGAAAGGATCCATCAACAGATTTTAG GGGTGGTGGTTTTATATCACTGGAAAATTTGTTATTCTTTGCTAGAAATTTTCCG AAGTCCTTCCAGGATCTTCTTCAAAAGAGAGAAGGTGATCGGTCAGTATGGGAATACCCATTTGCTGTAGCTGGTGTCAACATCACATTCATGCTCATTCAGATGCTTGAACTGGAAGCAG TCATGCCTCGATCAATGGTTGGAGCAACTTTCTTGAAGTTTCTCACAG AGAATGAATCTGCATTTGACCTTCTCTACTGCATCACATTCAAGCTAATGGACCATCAATGGCTTACAATGCGCGCATCATATATGGACTTCAAT GTCATTGCCCATGCATTCTTTTTATCTCTTCTATTTAGATGGTTTTATGGATAA
- the LOC110618173 gene encoding ELMO domain-containing protein C isoform X2 yields MTEVGHLSLSGEYLKVSNEVATPANRRLASLMCADIQNCIAEVVAGSAAWLGRGLSCVCAQGRESDIRPSFELTPAQEECLHKLQNRIDVSYDSSIPEHQEALRALWNAAFPEEELCGLISEQWKEMGWQGKDPSTDFRGGGFISLENLLFFARNFPKSFQDLLQKREGDRSVWEYPFAVAGVNITFMLIQMLELEAVMPRSMVGATFLKFLTENESAFDLLYCITFKLMDHQWLTMRASYMDFNTVMKSTRRQLERELLLDDISRLEDMPSYGLLTL; encoded by the exons ATGACAGAGGTGGGTCATTTGTCGCTGTCAGGAGAATATCTCAAGGTCTCGAACGAGGTAGCAACACCTGCCAATCGACGTCTG GCTAGCTTAATGTGTGCTGATATACAAAACTGTATTG CTGAAGTTGTCGCAGGATCAGCAGCATGGCTTGGTCGTGGTCTTTCTTGTGTGTGTGCACAAGGAAGAGAGAGTGATATTCGCCCTTCTTTTGAATTAACCCCTGCTCAG GAGGAGTGCTTGCATAAGTTACAAAATCGCATTGATGTTTCCTATGATAGTTCAATCCCTGAGCATCAG GAAGCTTTAAGGGCTTTGTGGAATGCTGCCTTTCCTGAAGAAGAACTTTGTGGCTTGATATCTGAGCAGTGGAAGGAAATGGGCTGGCAAGGAAAGGATCCATCAACAGATTTTAG GGGTGGTGGTTTTATATCACTGGAAAATTTGTTATTCTTTGCTAGAAATTTTCCG AAGTCCTTCCAGGATCTTCTTCAAAAGAGAGAAGGTGATCGGTCAGTATGGGAATACCCATTTGCTGTAGCTGGTGTCAACATCACATTCATGCTCATTCAGATGCTTGAACTGGAAGCAG TCATGCCTCGATCAATGGTTGGAGCAACTTTCTTGAAGTTTCTCACAG AGAATGAATCTGCATTTGACCTTCTCTACTGCATCACATTCAAGCTAATGGACCATCAATGGCTTACAATGCGCGCATCATATATGGACTTCAAT ACGGTTATGAAATCCACGCGTCGTCAGCTTGAAAGAGAGCTTCTGCTTGATGATATATCACGGCTAGAGGACATGCCATCATATGGCCTGCTTACATTATAG
- the LOC110618173 gene encoding ELMO domain-containing protein C isoform X4, with amino-acid sequence MDDRGGSFVAVRRISQGLERGSNTCQSTSAEVVAGSAAWLGRGLSCVCAQGRESDIRPSFELTPAQEECLHKLQNRIDVSYDSSIPEHQEALRALWNAAFPEEELCGLISEQWKEMGWQGKDPSTDFRGGGFISLENLLFFARNFPKSFQDLLQKREGDRSVWEYPFAVAGVNITFMLIQMLELEAVMPRSMVGATFLKFLTENESAFDLLYCITFKLMDHQWLTMRASYMDFNTVMKSTRRQLERELLLDDISRLEDMPSYGLLTL; translated from the exons ATGGATGACAGAGGTGGGTCATTTGTCGCTGTCAGGAGAATATCTCAAGGTCTCGAACGAGGTAGCAACACCTGCCAATCGACGTCTG CTGAAGTTGTCGCAGGATCAGCAGCATGGCTTGGTCGTGGTCTTTCTTGTGTGTGTGCACAAGGAAGAGAGAGTGATATTCGCCCTTCTTTTGAATTAACCCCTGCTCAG GAGGAGTGCTTGCATAAGTTACAAAATCGCATTGATGTTTCCTATGATAGTTCAATCCCTGAGCATCAG GAAGCTTTAAGGGCTTTGTGGAATGCTGCCTTTCCTGAAGAAGAACTTTGTGGCTTGATATCTGAGCAGTGGAAGGAAATGGGCTGGCAAGGAAAGGATCCATCAACAGATTTTAG GGGTGGTGGTTTTATATCACTGGAAAATTTGTTATTCTTTGCTAGAAATTTTCCG AAGTCCTTCCAGGATCTTCTTCAAAAGAGAGAAGGTGATCGGTCAGTATGGGAATACCCATTTGCTGTAGCTGGTGTCAACATCACATTCATGCTCATTCAGATGCTTGAACTGGAAGCAG TCATGCCTCGATCAATGGTTGGAGCAACTTTCTTGAAGTTTCTCACAG AGAATGAATCTGCATTTGACCTTCTCTACTGCATCACATTCAAGCTAATGGACCATCAATGGCTTACAATGCGCGCATCATATATGGACTTCAAT ACGGTTATGAAATCCACGCGTCGTCAGCTTGAAAGAGAGCTTCTGCTTGATGATATATCACGGCTAGAGGACATGCCATCATATGGCCTGCTTACATTATAG
- the LOC110618173 gene encoding ELMO domain-containing protein C isoform X1 has protein sequence MSLLIFFYLSVELIKFKPIFKQFKFFYLFPCYRIEFRNFVFISRRFYFVTAEVVAGSAAWLGRGLSCVCAQGRESDIRPSFELTPAQEECLHKLQNRIDVSYDSSIPEHQEALRALWNAAFPEEELCGLISEQWKEMGWQGKDPSTDFRGGGFISLENLLFFARNFPKSFQDLLQKREGDRSVWEYPFAVAGVNITFMLIQMLELEAVMPRSMVGATFLKFLTENESAFDLLYCITFKLMDHQWLTMRASYMDFNTVMKSTRRQLERELLLDDISRLEDMPSYGLLTL, from the exons ATGTCCTTATTGATATTCTTCTACTTGTCTGTGGAATTAATAAAGTTTAAGCCAATATTTAAACAGTTTAAATTCTTTTACTTGTTTCCTTGTTATAGAATAGAATTTAGGAACTTTGTTTTCATAAGCAGAAGGTTTTATTTTGTTACAGCTGAAGTTGTCGCAGGATCAGCAGCATGGCTTGGTCGTGGTCTTTCTTGTGTGTGTGCACAAGGAAGAGAGAGTGATATTCGCCCTTCTTTTGAATTAACCCCTGCTCAG GAGGAGTGCTTGCATAAGTTACAAAATCGCATTGATGTTTCCTATGATAGTTCAATCCCTGAGCATCAG GAAGCTTTAAGGGCTTTGTGGAATGCTGCCTTTCCTGAAGAAGAACTTTGTGGCTTGATATCTGAGCAGTGGAAGGAAATGGGCTGGCAAGGAAAGGATCCATCAACAGATTTTAG GGGTGGTGGTTTTATATCACTGGAAAATTTGTTATTCTTTGCTAGAAATTTTCCG AAGTCCTTCCAGGATCTTCTTCAAAAGAGAGAAGGTGATCGGTCAGTATGGGAATACCCATTTGCTGTAGCTGGTGTCAACATCACATTCATGCTCATTCAGATGCTTGAACTGGAAGCAG TCATGCCTCGATCAATGGTTGGAGCAACTTTCTTGAAGTTTCTCACAG AGAATGAATCTGCATTTGACCTTCTCTACTGCATCACATTCAAGCTAATGGACCATCAATGGCTTACAATGCGCGCATCATATATGGACTTCAAT ACGGTTATGAAATCCACGCGTCGTCAGCTTGAAAGAGAGCTTCTGCTTGATGATATATCACGGCTAGAGGACATGCCATCATATGGCCTGCTTACATTATAG